The sequence GGGGCCGCCACACCGTCGACGGGGCGCCGTGCCTGAATGGCTCGGGCGATGGCGCGGGCGCCGACGAGCAGCGGCGCCAGCGCGATCAGGCCCTGCGGCGCCAGCGTCACGCTGAACACCGCGACGACGACGGCAAGCGCCGCAGGCCACAGCCGCCGGGTGCCGATGGCGTTCTCGACCAGCATCCAGGTCGCGACCACACCGAACGCGATGAGCGGTTCGGGGCGCAGCCCGTTGTTGAACGGCAGCCACGCGGCCAGGAACACCGCACCGGCCGTCCACACCGCCACCCGGTTGCCCGCCAGCCCTGCCGCGCCGGGGCCCAGCCGCGGCAGCACGCAGCGGCTGAGGAGCACCCAGGTGGCCACCGCCGCGGCCGTCGCGGGCAGCCGCATCCACACCCCCGCCGTGCTGACCGCGGCCAGCTGTGCCAGCACCGACTGATACCAGTCGAACGGGGCCTCCGTGGCGCCGAAGAAGCGGAAGTAGTTCACGGTGTAACCCGCCTCGTCCGCCACGCGCGCGATGGTCAGGTTGTAGCCGTCGTCCGAGCTGATCGCCCCGATCAGGTGCCACAGCAGCAGCGTGCCGATCACCCCCACGTCGGCCAGCCAATGCCAGAACCCGACCCGCCAGAACCGTCGCCATCCACGGGGCACCCGCCGACCCGAGCGCCGGTCCAGCATCGCCAGCGCCACGATCGACCCGATCACGCACGCCACGCCGAGCACCATCACGGCGAGCTTGAGGGTGGTCGGCGAGCTGATGAACCGGGTGTCGACGTCGATCCGCGCGGCCAACCCGTCCTGCGCCGGGATCTCGAGATCCGTGAAAACCCCGGCGACCTGCGGTTTCTTGTCGGCCTCCAGCGTGCCCGCGGCCCCGGGGATGCCGACGAAGTCGGCGCCGACCCCGCCGGGGCCGGCCCAGATGTGTAACGCGCTGCACGCCCCGGCCTCCACCGCGGGCCGAGGCGCCACCGCGGCAACCGAGTCGCGCACCGCGACGACGACCACGTCGGCGGTGGCCCGGACGAACAGCCCGTTACGGGTGGCCTCGATGCCTCCGGGCGGCACGGTGGAGATGACCAGCCCGCCGTCGTCGGGCAGGGTCGTGACGGCCTGGCAGGGGATCGAGACGTCGAGCGCCAGCGGCGCACCCGACACCAGCGGGGCGGTGATGTCGCCGACGAACCCGTCGGGATCGGTGCCCTGCGGCCACAGAATGGTGGCCGTGGTCTGGTTCACCGGCAGCAGCGGCACCAGCCCGCATAGCAGCACTCCCGCGATGCCTGCGACGGCCGCGATCAGGCGCGCGAGGCGGTGGGCGGGGTCGCTGGGCACGAGGGTCGATGGTAGGCGACGAAACTAATGACGCAGCGGCGCCGGGCTCCACAGCCCGCTACGCGTCGCCGAACCGAGGTCGATGCGGGCCGGCTCCGCGTCCGGGTAGTAGGGGGTCAGCCGCTGCAGGGCGCCCCAGTCGCGCATCCAGTCGTTGGCCAGATACGACGGCACCGTGGTGGCGCGCACCAGCAGCTCGGTGATGCCCAGCGGGCCGCCGCCCAGGTTGTCCATCACCGGCGAGTTGGCCTCCGCGCCGAATCGGTCCGGCATGATCCGCCACTTCGGCACCTCGATGACGCCGTACTGGTGGTCGAACGGCCGCTGGCATGGGAACGCCATGCCGACCAGCCAGTCCAGCAGGACCGGGTCGGTGGAACCCACCACGTCCTGCAGGGTGCGCAGGTCGGGGATGCGCGGCGGGGTGAGCGCGATCCAGTGCTCGGGATTGAGGTCGTCATCGGTGGCGACCAGCCGCACCCGGGTGGCGTCGTCGGGTATGGCGTCCAGCGGGACCCGCAGGTTGCGCCAGGCCGGGGAGGCACCGACGTCGCCCATCTCGACGCTGCCGGCCGCCTCGTTGCTGCCCTCGGTGGCGTACTGCACGACGACCTCGCCCGGATCGAAGCGCCCGGCCGCCGACACCACCAGCAGGGGGCCGGCCTGGTCCCGGGACGGCAGCCGGTACCACGCCGAGCGCAGCGACGCCGGCTGTTGCGTGCCGCTGCGCCAGCTGCCCATCACCGGGGTGGTGGCCGGATCCAGCTCGAACGGCAGCCGCGCGCGCGAGCCGTTGATCCCGGCCGCGGCGGTGGTGCCGCCTTCGGTGCCGGCCTCGCCGCCGGCGTCGTCGCTTTCGGGGCTGTCGGCGAAGTTGGTCGCGGTGCCGGGGCCGCCCATCACCTCGTCGGCGGAAAGATCGGACGGAATTCCGTTGGGGCCGAAGCCCTCTGATGCTTCCGCGCCCAGCGCGTCACCGAGCGCGCTGTCGATCGGCGCCAGCATGCCTGCGTTGGCGTCCTGTTCGACGAGCACGTCTTCGGCCAACCCGCACGTCTTGCCGGTCAGCGCCTCGAGGTTGGAGCGGCCCACACTCCACGCCGGATACTGGCCGATCATCGCCAGCGTCAGCGACAGCACCTCGAACGCCACCAACGCCCAGGTGGCGATGGCCAACGGCGCCTGGACGATTCGTTGCCAGCGACGCGGCTGGCCGGGCGGCGACTGGTCACGGCCGGAGAAGTGGAACCACGCCGCCGCCAGCAGCGCGATCACCGAGAACCCCAGCAGGATGGTGGTGAAGCCGAATTTCCACTCCGGGAACGCATTCGACCACGGCACACCGAAATTGGAGACGTACCACCACCCGTTGACGGTGGCGAACGACAGCGCGGTGACGAACAACACGGCCGCGGTGAACACCGACCGGTTGCGCCGCGACCGCATCGCCGCGGCGCCGACCGCGACGGCCGCCAGCGCGCCGAGCGATCCGGCCAGCCCGGCGAACACCCCGAAGTGATGGGTCCACTTGGTCGGGGTGAACATCAACGCCAGGAACGAGATGATCGTGATACCCACGATGCGTCGGCTGGGGCCGAGCGCGGTGCCGGGAATCCTGAACTTGCGCAACGCCATCGCCACCGAGACGGCCAGCGCCAGCAGCAGCGTCAACACCGCGAACCGGCGCGCGACCGAACCGTCGGGGCTGGTTGTGAACAGCCGCGAGTAGCGGATGTGCTCGTCGAACCACGAAAGGCTGGGTCCTACAGCCGATTTGAACGCGCTGGCCTGCATCTCGCCGACCAGCGTCTGATCCCGGAAGATCAAGATGATCGTCACCGTGGCCGCGGCCAGGATCGGCGCCAGCAGCGCTAGATAGCCGAACCGCGACGTGTGGGCGGCGACGATCGTCTTCAGCGGCCCGACGGCCACCAGCAGGGCGCCGACCGCGGCGATGCCCGTCGGCCCGGAGAACAGCGTCAGCGCGCCGATGATGATCGCGACCGCCACCGGCAGCAGCCGGCTGGTGGCCACCCCGCGTTCCACCGAGCACCAGGTGAGCAGGATGCCGAGCGCGATGATCGGCTCCGGGCGCAGCCCGTTGTTCAGGGGCAGCCAGAACGCCAGGAACAGGCCGGCCGCCGTCCACGCCGCGGCGCCGCTGGTCTTGACGGCGTTGCCGAGGCGCGGGATCACCTCGCGGCTGATCAACCACCAGCAGACCAAGGCCATCACCAGCGTCGGCAGCCGCATCCACACGCTGTGGGTGCTGACGTGGGCCCACAGCGCCAGCAGGTCGTAGTACCAGCCGAACGGGGCCTCGGGGGTGCCGAACCACCGGTAGTAATTGGCCATGTAGCCGGCGTGCTCCGACACCCTGGCCATGGTGAGGATGTAGCCGTCGTCGGCGGTGTTGGCCCCGACGAAGTGCCACCACACCAGCGCCGCGGTG comes from Mycolicibacterium pulveris and encodes:
- a CDS encoding arabinosyltransferase domain-containing protein; translated protein: MTGQVGANHRTARLVAIVAGLLGAALAIATPLLPVKQTTAELNWPQDGVLQSVNAPLIGYVATDLTISVPCRVAAGLVGADGEEYAGRTVLLSTVPKQAPKAVDRGLLIERVNSDLLVIVRNTPVVSAPLDQVLSPQCERLVFTAHADKVTGEFVGLVKGPDSDDPGAPLSGERGGYDFRPQIVGVFTDLSGPAPPGLEFSATVDSRYSSSPTLLKLLVMILGVAMTIIALGALHVLDTADGRKVKRFLPPRWWSFRPLDGVVTAALVWWHFVGANTADDGYILTMARVSEHAGYMANYYRWFGTPEAPFGWYYDLLALWAHVSTHSVWMRLPTLVMALVCWWLISREVIPRLGNAVKTSGAAAWTAAGLFLAFWLPLNNGLRPEPIIALGILLTWCSVERGVATSRLLPVAVAIIIGALTLFSGPTGIAAVGALLVAVGPLKTIVAAHTSRFGYLALLAPILAAATVTIILIFRDQTLVGEMQASAFKSAVGPSLSWFDEHIRYSRLFTTSPDGSVARRFAVLTLLLALAVSVAMALRKFRIPGTALGPSRRIVGITIISFLALMFTPTKWTHHFGVFAGLAGSLGALAAVAVGAAAMRSRRNRSVFTAAVLFVTALSFATVNGWWYVSNFGVPWSNAFPEWKFGFTTILLGFSVIALLAAAWFHFSGRDQSPPGQPRRWQRIVQAPLAIATWALVAFEVLSLTLAMIGQYPAWSVGRSNLEALTGKTCGLAEDVLVEQDANAGMLAPIDSALGDALGAEASEGFGPNGIPSDLSADEVMGGPGTATNFADSPESDDAGGEAGTEGGTTAAAGINGSRARLPFELDPATTPVMGSWRSGTQQPASLRSAWYRLPSRDQAGPLLVVSAAGRFDPGEVVVQYATEGSNEAAGSVEMGDVGASPAWRNLRVPLDAIPDDATRVRLVATDDDLNPEHWIALTPPRIPDLRTLQDVVGSTDPVLLDWLVGMAFPCQRPFDHQYGVIEVPKWRIMPDRFGAEANSPVMDNLGGGPLGITELLVRATTVPSYLANDWMRDWGALQRLTPYYPDAEPARIDLGSATRSGLWSPAPLRH